A genomic window from Calonectris borealis chromosome 26, bCalBor7.hap1.2, whole genome shotgun sequence includes:
- the SLC26A9 gene encoding solute carrier family 26 member 9, with protein MNHARPRYVVERPAYSVSLFDEEFEKKSRSYPVGEKLKNLFRCSASRFKLILFSLFPILVWLPKYKIKDYILPDVLGGISAGTIQVPQGMAFALLANLPPVNGLYSSFFPVVTYLFLGGIHQMVPGTFAVISIIVGNVCNELAPESDFQYLNHTTNETSVNTTALEAARLEISATLACLTAIIQLCLGFVQFGFVAIYLSESFIRGFMTAAGLQILISVLKYVFGLTVPSYTGPLAIVYTFIDICKALPKTNLASLVYALVSAVLLIIVKELNLKYMKKIRMPIPMEIIIVIVATAISGSFNMPEKYGMPVVGKISMGFPAPTLPLVNKWKDMISTAFSLAIVSYVINLAMGRTLAAKHGYDVDPNQEMLALGCSNFFGSFFKIHVICCALSVTLAVDGAGAKSQVASFFVALVVMVTMLALGIYLEPLPKSVLGALIAVNLKNSLKQLADPFYLWKKSKLDCLVWLVSFLSAFFLSLPYGVAVGVGFSVLVVVFHTQFRNGSALGQVTSTDIYKNPKAYNKVHELNGIKIVTYCSPLYFANSEIFREKIIAKTGVDPGKVYLARKKYVKRQEKGMAQPPTKLPKFLLRQNKTLSLQELQKDFESTSPTDTNNNQTTANGASISYVTFRPPANGAEQMHTSSELGSTTTLQGSTFSVMPTADVDPVMTAPPYVSCHTIILDMSGVCFVDLMGTKALGKLCSSYQKIGIKVFLANVHAQVYNDISAGGVFEEGGLDRSHIFLTIHDAVLFALANIKEVVHPPILEEGPNQTALSIYDESVDESSAEFKNLEEEMFGSMFHSETQTAL; from the exons ATGAACCACGCCAGGCCTCGCTATGTCGTCGAACGTCCTGCATATTCGGTCAGCCTCTTCGACGAAGAGtttgagaagaaaagcagaagttaCCCCGTTGGGGAAAAATTGAAAAACCTCTTCAG ATGTTCAGCTTCCAGATTCAAACTCATCCTCTTTAGCCTGTTCCCAATACTTGTGTGGCTTCCCAAGTATAAAATTAAGGACTACATTTTGCCCGATGTTCTCGGTGGGATCAGTGCGGGGACGATTCAAGTGCCACAAG GGATGGCCTTCGCACTGCTGGCCAATCTGCCTCCCGTCAACGGGCTCTACTCCTCCTTCTTCCCCGTGGTGACATACCTCTTCCTTGGCGGTATCCATCAGATGGTCCCAG GTACTTTTGCAGTCATCAGCATTATTGTTGGGAACGTCTGCAATGAGCTGGCTCCAGAGTCAGACTTCCAGTACTTGAATCATACCACCAACGAGACCAGCGTGAATACCACAGCCTTGGAAGCAGCCAGGCTGGAGATCTCTGCCACCTTAGCCTGCCTGACAGCCATCATACAG CTGTGCCTGGGATTCGTGCAGTTTGGCTTTGTTGCTATCTACCTCTCAGAGTCTTTCATCAGGGGCTTCATGACAGCAGCAGGGTTGCAGATCCTCATCTCCGTGCTCAAGTACGTCTTCGGCTTGACAGTCCCATCTTACACCGGGCCCTTAGCTATCGTCTAT ACATTCATTGATATTTGTAAAGCTCTGCCCAAAACCAACTTGGCCTCCCTGGTCTATGCCTTGGTCAGTGCTGTGCTCCTGATCATTGTCAAAGAGCTCAACCTAAAGTACATGAAAAAGATCCGGATGCCCATCCCCATGGAGATCATCATC GTAATAGTTGCGACTGCAATCTCTGGCAGCTTTAACATGCCCGAGAAGTACGGCATGCCAGTAGTTGGGAAGATCAGCATGGG GTTCCCAGCACCAACCCTGCCCCTGGTGAACAAGTGGAAAGACATGATCAGCACAGCTTTCTCGCTCGCCATCGTGAGCTACGTGATCAACTTAGCCATGGGGAGAACGCTGGCAGCCAAGCATGGCTACGACGTGGACCCCAACCAG GAAATGCTGGCCCTGGGCTGCAGCAACTTCTTTGGATCCTTCTTCAAAATCCACGTGATCTGCTGTGCTCTCTCCGTCACTCTCGCCGTCGATGGGGCAGGAGCGAAATCACAA gtAGCAAGTTTTTTCGTGGCCTTGGTGGTTATGGTGACCATGCTGGCTCTGGGGATCTACCTCGAACCTCTTCCAAAG TCTGTCCTGGGAGCCCTCATCGCAGTGAACCTGAAAAACTCCCTCAAGCAACTGGCTGATCCCTTCTACCTGTGGAAGAAGAGCAAGCTGGACTGC ctggtCTGGCTGGTGAGCTTCCTGTCCGCTTTCTTCCTGAGCCTTCCCTACGGAGTCGCTGTGGGCGTGGGATTTTCCGTGCTGGTCGTGGTTTTCCATACCCAGTT CCGTAACGGCTCTGCCCTGGGCCAAGTAACTTCCACTGACATCTACAAGAATCCTAAAGCCTACAACAAG GTACATGAACTTAATGGGATTAAAATTGTGACCTACTGCTCGCCACTGTATTTTGCCAACTCAGAGATATTCCGCGAGAAGATTATAGCCAAG ACCGGGGTGGATCCTGGTAAAGTGTACTTAGCCAGGAAGAAATATGTGAAACGGCAGGAGAAGGGGATGGCACAACCACCAACAAAGCTACCGAAGTTCTTATTGAGGCAGAACAAG ACCTTGTCTTTGCAAGAGCTCCAGAAAGACTTTGAAAGCACCTCTCCAACAGATACCAATAACAACCAGACGACTGCTAATGGTGCCAGCATCTCCTACGTCACCTTCCGTCCACCTGCCAATGGTGCTGAGCAAATGCACACCTCCAGTGAGTTGGGCAGCACCACTACTCTGCAAGGAAGCACTTTCAGTGTCATGCCTACAGCAGATGTTGACCCTGTGATGACAGCACCGCCCTATGTCAGCTGTCACACCATCATCCTGGACATGAGTGGAGTGTGTTTTGTTGACCTCATGGGCACAAAAGCACTGGGCAAG TTGTGTTCCAGTTATCAGAAGATTGGGATTAAAGTGTTCTTGGCAAACGTGCATG cccAGGTGTACAATGACATTAGCGCAGGTGGAGTCTTTGAGGAAGGAGGCCTGGACCGAAGTCACATCTTCTTGACGATCCATGATGCTGTTTTGTTTGCGCTGGCAAATATCAAAGAAGTTGTCCACCCGCCCATCTTAGAAGAG GGGCCGAATCAGACAGCGCTCTCCATCTATGATGAGTCTGTGGATGAAAGCAGTGCGGAGTTCAAGAACTTGGAGGAG GAGATGTTTGGAAGCATGTTCCACTCAGAGACCCAGACAGCTCTGTGA